One part of the Ignavibacteriales bacterium genome encodes these proteins:
- a CDS encoding T9SS type A sorting domain-containing protein, with protein sequence MFGRSRHGNRFTAVIALLLALQIHAALAGNTLIPKRTSNNVISVELTSTDAIAGFQFSINTRGGAMLQAYEGTDRSIAAGMEFYQYLKNDSTLNVVILAPYRSSLPTGEGAVGKVSFTLRTFSTADTVRVFLTGVVICDANAKYLEVSAGMLAWNRQESNEVKLATFALEQNYPNPFNPSTTISYKLDTPANVRLVIYDVAGRLINTLVSEYQTEGRYAVQWNAGAVRGPMLASGMYFARLQVDGLVATKKMILAK encoded by the coding sequence ATGTTCGGACGCTCAAGACATGGAAATCGATTCACAGCGGTGATTGCTCTATTACTGGCCCTCCAGATTCATGCTGCTCTCGCAGGCAACACACTGATCCCGAAAAGAACTTCGAACAATGTCATCTCGGTTGAGCTTACAAGCACCGATGCCATTGCGGGTTTCCAATTCTCGATCAATACCCGAGGTGGTGCCATGCTGCAGGCATACGAAGGAACTGACCGGTCCATCGCGGCAGGAATGGAATTCTATCAATACCTCAAGAACGATTCGACACTCAATGTTGTGATTCTGGCTCCGTATCGTTCGTCGTTGCCGACAGGTGAAGGCGCCGTCGGAAAAGTGTCTTTCACGCTCAGGACATTTTCAACGGCGGACACGGTTCGAGTGTTCTTGACTGGAGTGGTAATCTGCGATGCAAATGCCAAATATCTTGAGGTCTCTGCCGGGATGCTGGCCTGGAATAGGCAGGAAAGCAACGAAGTGAAACTCGCGACATTCGCACTCGAACAGAACTATCCGAACCCCTTCAATCCATCTACAACGATTTCCTACAAACTGGACACACCAGCAAATGTGCGACTGGTAATCTACGATGTCGCCGGGCGTTTGATCAACACACTTGTAAGCGAATACCAAACTGAGGGCCGGTATGCCGTGCAGTGGAATGCCGGCGCTGTCCGCGGCCCAATGCTTGCTTCGGGAATGTATTTTGCCCGATTGCAGGTCGATGGCCTGGTTGCGACGAAGAAGATGATTCTGGCCAAGTGA
- a CDS encoding PAS domain S-box protein, giving the protein MTTAIYASNVLPYLRPQSGRSNPEEKQVALDLHSGPNFQMLMESIWTNFSDAMRVTDSEGVIVAVNDAYCRFVGMQRGELVGKLFTVVYNQLTDRSRSLESYCKRFNERSVEPLMNRQVNLASGATVDVETSNSFIEGHDGEAYNLSIFHDITERKQMEQELERERGLLRTVIDNLPDRIFAKDSESRFIINNQAHIKGLGTHSQSDVVGKSDFDFRTRDVAERMFEDDQMVIRSGNAFLEKEERLVDRSGRPTCFSVTKVPMRDAHGNVIGLVGISRDITDRKEAEKALEESERKYHDLFNNAVQGIFQSTVDGKLISANSALLMMLGYDTLEELASLNLADLYVNPDLRNAHSAKLTEQGSCSNVELTLKRRDGTVMIVLEHSRAVKDSAGVVVAFEGILEDITERRALETRVQEHLAALKTSQETLAELNAQKDRLFSILSHDLRSPFTSILGFCEILQNEGEFLSDVERKEFLGHIENSAKKQLELLNKLLDWSRLETGRIKFEAKDVDLSAVVAISVTSHLGTAKKKDITLRSTLPPQMKTRGDEMMIMQVFSNLISNALKFTPAGGVISIDLNESSDDQWLLAVKDTGAGIPKDDFKKLFKIEEKYTRKGLAGEEGTGLGLSVVHEIVKKHSGSITVESEVGTGTTFLVRFPKMIENVVQSVLVVDDDEGIRALHSRYLKRQFPGSQILQACDGKEALELAKRCHPRIILTDYSMPEMNGFEFLNLLRQDETTKDIPVFVITGKDSTASKEAMTLSGAAAVLTKPVSRLELQEAIEKVMADKL; this is encoded by the coding sequence ATGACAACGGCAATCTACGCTTCCAACGTTCTTCCCTACCTCCGACCTCAATCGGGGCGCTCCAATCCAGAAGAGAAGCAAGTGGCTTTGGATCTGCATAGCGGACCCAATTTCCAGATGCTCATGGAATCAATCTGGACAAACTTCTCCGATGCCATGAGGGTCACAGACTCGGAAGGCGTGATCGTGGCGGTAAACGATGCATACTGCCGATTCGTAGGGATGCAGCGTGGCGAACTCGTCGGGAAGCTGTTTACGGTCGTGTACAACCAGTTGACCGACCGCTCGCGCTCACTCGAGAGCTATTGCAAGAGATTCAATGAGAGAAGCGTGGAGCCATTGATGAACCGTCAGGTCAACCTGGCTAGCGGAGCGACCGTAGATGTCGAGACCTCGAATTCTTTCATCGAAGGACACGACGGTGAAGCGTATAACCTCAGCATCTTTCATGACATTACAGAGCGAAAGCAGATGGAACAGGAACTGGAACGCGAACGTGGATTGCTGCGCACAGTCATTGATAACTTACCTGACCGCATCTTCGCGAAAGATTCCGAAAGCCGATTCATCATCAACAATCAAGCACATATCAAGGGCCTTGGCACACATTCACAATCAGATGTAGTCGGCAAGTCAGATTTTGATTTTCGCACACGCGATGTGGCGGAACGGATGTTCGAGGACGATCAGATGGTGATCCGCTCTGGAAACGCTTTCCTCGAGAAGGAAGAACGCCTGGTTGATCGGTCAGGACGTCCGACCTGCTTTTCGGTCACCAAGGTGCCGATGAGAGACGCTCACGGTAATGTCATCGGCCTCGTGGGTATCAGCCGGGATATCACCGATCGCAAAGAAGCGGAAAAGGCACTTGAGGAAAGCGAGCGGAAATATCACGACCTCTTTAACAATGCAGTGCAGGGGATATTCCAGAGTACCGTCGATGGCAAACTCATCTCGGCAAACTCAGCCCTTCTCATGATGTTGGGGTATGACACTCTCGAAGAACTTGCCTCGTTGAACCTCGCTGATTTGTATGTCAATCCCGACTTGCGAAACGCCCATTCTGCGAAGCTTACCGAGCAAGGGTCCTGTTCAAACGTTGAGCTCACTCTCAAGCGAAGGGACGGCACTGTTATGATTGTGTTGGAACATTCACGCGCCGTCAAGGACTCAGCGGGAGTTGTCGTGGCGTTTGAAGGCATTCTTGAGGACATCACGGAACGAAGAGCCCTCGAAACCCGGGTGCAGGAGCACCTCGCCGCTCTCAAGACATCACAGGAGACTCTTGCGGAGTTGAACGCTCAGAAAGATCGCTTGTTCTCGATCCTCTCGCACGATCTACGGTCGCCGTTTACGAGCATTCTCGGCTTCTGCGAGATTCTGCAAAACGAAGGCGAGTTCCTGTCCGATGTCGAACGCAAGGAATTTCTCGGCCACATAGAAAACTCCGCGAAGAAACAGCTGGAGCTGTTGAATAAGCTGCTCGACTGGTCACGCCTCGAAACCGGGCGGATCAAATTCGAAGCCAAAGATGTCGACCTTTCCGCCGTCGTCGCCATCAGCGTCACTTCCCATCTGGGAACGGCAAAGAAGAAAGATATTACCCTGCGATCGACACTTCCACCTCAGATGAAGACGAGAGGGGACGAAATGATGATCATGCAGGTGTTCAGCAATCTGATCAGCAACGCACTGAAGTTCACACCCGCGGGGGGCGTTATCAGCATCGATTTGAATGAATCGAGCGATGACCAGTGGCTGCTCGCCGTAAAAGATACGGGAGCGGGCATCCCAAAGGACGATTTCAAGAAGTTGTTCAAGATCGAAGAGAAATACACACGGAAGGGATTGGCTGGCGAAGAGGGAACCGGGCTCGGCCTGTCCGTTGTCCATGAGATCGTGAAGAAACACTCAGGCTCGATCACAGTGGAAAGCGAAGTCGGTACAGGCACAACATTTCTCGTTCGATTTCCAAAAATGATTGAGAATGTCGTGCAAAGCGTATTAGTTGTTGATGACGACGAAGGGATACGCGCGCTGCATTCACGGTATCTCAAACGCCAATTCCCCGGATCGCAAATCCTCCAGGCGTGCGACGGAAAGGAAGCCCTTGAACTCGCGAAGCGGTGCCATCCGCGTATCATTCTCACCGATTACTCCATGCCTGAAATGAACGGGTTCGAATTCCTGAACCTCTTGAGA